A window of Chloroflexota bacterium contains these coding sequences:
- a CDS encoding thiamine pyrophosphate-dependent dehydrogenase E1 component subunit alpha: MKVSERNVLDRRSFIKGMLAAGATVTVAACAPVAAPAPTAAAPVGPPTVTGPAWIHPKSLVRAAPGYGGAMLTWKYGDTVKWLPPAKYLDNAASDALAKVPKAQQIECFTRMCRSRVFETTMKDTSLGGYPLGATGTAQKLAPGVYGGGHMRVGQEAEACAIGTLVMRADDYAVGTHAAHHDMAGRGADAKRMTAEFFMRKTGANKGYGGTMHLCFVDLGFLGANPVVGANPPLAAGAAWSAKVRKSGQIAVSYIGDGANNSRHWFNTVRSSVNYKLPVIFVTENNFTGMGNPIASLAPSPYLADYGVGLGLPGVVADGNSVADVYFKGKELGDRARALEGPSHLEVMTWRWYDHSGFAGAKAGVDAAWGLPYRTDDEVRAWLSRDAI, from the coding sequence TTGAAAGTCTCAGAACGCAATGTTCTGGACAGACGTAGCTTCATCAAGGGCATGCTGGCGGCGGGGGCCACGGTCACCGTTGCTGCGTGCGCTCCTGTAGCGGCCCCAGCTCCAACAGCGGCGGCCCCGGTAGGTCCCCCGACTGTTACCGGGCCGGCCTGGATACACCCCAAGTCCCTGGTGCGGGCCGCCCCCGGTTACGGCGGGGCCATGCTCACCTGGAAGTATGGCGACACCGTTAAGTGGCTGCCACCGGCGAAGTACCTGGACAATGCCGCGTCGGATGCGCTGGCCAAGGTGCCCAAGGCCCAGCAAATTGAATGCTTCACACGGATGTGCAGAAGCCGGGTCTTTGAAACCACGATGAAGGACACCAGCCTTGGGGGCTACCCGCTAGGGGCAACAGGGACAGCCCAGAAGCTCGCGCCGGGCGTCTATGGCGGTGGGCACATGAGGGTCGGCCAGGAGGCCGAGGCCTGTGCTATCGGGACCCTAGTTATGAGGGCTGACGATTACGCCGTAGGCACCCATGCTGCTCACCATGACATGGCGGGCAGGGGTGCCGATGCCAAGCGGATGACGGCCGAGTTCTTCATGAGGAAGACGGGGGCTAACAAGGGCTACGGTGGGACCATGCACCTTTGCTTCGTGGACCTGGGCTTCCTGGGGGCGAACCCTGTCGTGGGTGCCAACCCCCCCCTGGCTGCTGGTGCGGCGTGGAGCGCCAAGGTCCGGAAGTCCGGCCAGATTGCCGTGTCCTACATCGGCGATGGCGCTAACAACTCGCGGCACTGGTTCAACACGGTCCGCAGCTCCGTCAACTACAAGCTCCCCGTGATATTCGTGACCGAGAACAACTTCACGGGCATGGGCAACCCCATCGCCTCGCTGGCTCCGTCGCCCTACCTGGCTGACTACGGCGTGGGTCTTGGTCTGCCGGGTGTTGTGGCGGATGGGAACAGTGTAGCCGATGTCTACTTCAAGGGTAAGGAGCTGGGGGACAGGGCCAGGGCCCTTGAGGGTCCCAGCCATCTTGAGGTCATGACTTGGCGATGGTATGACCATTCTGGTTTCGCCGGGGCCAAGGCAGGCGTGGACGCTGCCTGGGGCCTGCCCTACCGGACGGATGATGAGGTGAGGGCGTGGCTGAGCCGGGACGCCATT
- a CDS encoding aminotransferase class IV, with product MVELIYINGRLVPRPRARVSALDHGFLYGHGAFETLRSYRGRFFRLDSHLDRLFRSLERLGIALALPREELAAALHRTLKANGLEDARVRLTVSAGEGEAAPEPLPSSPPVVITAQPFTPPPPQAYQRGYSAVLFPFPVPSRSALSGVKSTNYIPFLLARRFARQADAQEALLLNEKGFLVEASNANLFLVVGEGLVTPEEGSGPLLGITRGVALELARGWGIPCRERAVRPEELAEAREAFLTSSLLEVMPLTRVGGRPVGSGEAGELSLRLLASYRERVEAETSP from the coding sequence ATGGTGGAGCTCATCTACATCAACGGCAGGCTGGTGCCACGCCCCCGGGCCCGGGTCTCTGCCCTGGACCACGGCTTCCTCTACGGGCACGGAGCCTTTGAGACCCTGCGCAGCTACCGGGGGCGCTTCTTTCGCCTGGATAGCCACCTGGACCGCCTTTTCCGCTCCCTGGAGCGCCTGGGGATAGCCCTGGCCCTCCCCCGGGAGGAGCTGGCCGCCGCCCTCCACCGGACCCTGAAAGCCAACGGCCTCGAGGATGCCCGGGTCCGGCTCACCGTTTCCGCCGGCGAGGGGGAGGCGGCCCCCGAGCCCCTCCCCTCCTCCCCTCCCGTGGTCATCACCGCCCAGCCCTTCACCCCACCCCCGCCCCAGGCCTACCAGAGGGGCTACTCCGCCGTTTTGTTCCCCTTTCCCGTGCCCTCCCGCTCCGCTCTCAGCGGGGTCAAGTCCACCAACTATATCCCCTTCCTCCTGGCCCGGCGGTTTGCGCGCCAGGCGGATGCCCAGGAGGCCCTCCTCCTTAACGAAAAGGGCTTCCTGGTGGAGGCCAGCAATGCCAACCTCTTCCTGGTGGTGGGGGAGGGCCTGGTTACCCCGGAGGAGGGGAGTGGTCCCCTCCTGGGTATAACCCGGGGGGTGGCGTTGGAACTGGCCCGGGGGTGGGGTATCCCCTGTCGGGAGCGGGCGGTCCGCCCCGAGGAACTGGCAGAAGCCAGAGAGGCCTTCCTCACCAGCTCCCTGCTGGAGGTGATGCCCCTCACCAGGGTGGGGGGGAGGCCTGTGGGCTCGGGGGAGGCCGGTGAGCTGAGCCTGAGGCTCCTGGCCTCTTACCGGGAGCGGGTGGAGGCTGAAACATCCCCATAG
- the pabB gene encoding aminodeoxychorismate synthase component I, translating into MVEPVFTGLTPLQAFQRLQSEPYGFFLDSALLAGGLGRFSVMGSKPFLVLRSRGNQVLLLWEDGKQEVVVGDPFEVLRGFLECYRVARLADLPLVGGAVGYFGYDLCHFIEHLPAEARDDLELPEAYLGFYDALVAFDHRRGRAYLVSTGLPEVDPEARQLRAQRRLRELLARLQQPALPQEESPCPPVGDVRANFSREGYLGAVERAREYIAAGDIFQVNLSQRFEVPLPFPPYQLYRRLRQCNPAPFAAYLNFPGVQVVSASPELFLRLEGDRVRTRPMKGTRPRGAEPGQDRALARDLRGSIKDRAENVMIVDLMRNDIGRVCRFGTVRVPRLYTLEKYATVWQLTSTVAGRLRPGLGVVDLLRAAFPGGSVTGAPKVRAMEVIDGLEPTRRGVYTGAIGYISFHGDMELNMAIRTFVVKEGRAYFQVGGAVVYDSMPEAEYRETLDKARALFLALGLVPPEG; encoded by the coding sequence CTGGTGGAGCCCGTGTTCACCGGCCTTACCCCGCTCCAGGCGTTTCAACGGTTACAGAGCGAACCTTACGGCTTCTTCCTGGACAGCGCCCTCCTCGCCGGCGGGCTGGGACGGTTCTCCGTTATGGGAAGCAAACCCTTCCTCGTGCTCCGTAGCCGAGGCAATCAGGTGCTATTGCTTTGGGAGGATGGCAAGCAGGAGGTAGTGGTGGGCGACCCCTTTGAGGTCCTGCGGGGATTCTTGGAGTGTTACCGGGTAGCTCGCCTGGCGGACCTGCCCCTGGTGGGGGGAGCTGTTGGCTACTTCGGATACGACCTGTGCCACTTCATAGAGCATCTGCCCGCTGAGGCCCGGGATGACCTGGAGCTGCCCGAAGCCTATCTGGGCTTCTACGATGCCCTGGTGGCTTTCGACCACCGCCGGGGCAGGGCTTACCTGGTCTCCACCGGGCTTCCAGAAGTGGACCCGGAAGCCAGGCAGCTCCGTGCGCAAAGGCGCCTGCGGGAGCTTCTGGCCAGGCTCCAGCAGCCGGCGTTACCGCAGGAGGAGAGCCCCTGCCCCCCTGTCGGTGACGTCCGGGCGAACTTCAGCCGGGAGGGCTACTTGGGAGCAGTAGAGCGGGCCCGGGAGTATATCGCCGCAGGGGACATATTTCAGGTGAACCTTTCCCAGCGCTTTGAGGTGCCCTTACCCTTCCCTCCCTACCAGCTCTACCGGAGACTGCGCCAGTGCAACCCGGCGCCCTTCGCCGCCTATCTCAACTTCCCCGGTGTCCAGGTGGTGAGCGCCTCCCCGGAGCTCTTCCTCCGGCTGGAAGGGGACAGGGTGAGGACCAGGCCTATGAAGGGCACCCGCCCCCGGGGAGCGGAACCGGGGCAGGACCGGGCCCTGGCCCGGGACCTACGGGGGAGCATCAAGGACCGGGCGGAGAATGTAATGATAGTGGACCTGATGCGCAACGACATCGGCCGGGTGTGCCGCTTCGGCACCGTCCGGGTGCCCCGGCTCTATACCCTGGAGAAATACGCTACCGTCTGGCAACTGACCTCCACGGTGGCAGGCCGGCTCCGCCCTGGGCTAGGGGTGGTGGACCTCCTCCGGGCCGCCTTCCCCGGCGGCTCGGTGACCGGGGCGCCCAAGGTGAGGGCCATGGAGGTCATTGATGGGCTGGAGCCCACCCGCCGGGGCGTGTACACCGGGGCTATCGGCTATATCTCCTTTCACGGGGATATGGAGCTCAATATGGCTATCCGCACCTTCGTGGTCAAGGAGGGCCGGGCCTACTTCCAGGTGGGGGGGGCGGTGGTCTATGACTCGATGCCGGAAGCCGAATACCGGGAGACCCTGGACAAGGCCCGGGCCCTCTTCCTGGCCCTGGGGCTGGTCCCACCGGAGGGATGA
- a CDS encoding thiamine pyrophosphate-dependent dehydrogenase E1 component subunit alpha, with protein sequence MKQASVLDRRSFVKALLAAGATSVVASCRSAPAGDTPSAPAGGKIDAPSWIHPASLIRPLPGPGGNLAWKAGDTLKWLTPEKIAPGKPADLLASLPKEKLADMYHKLWVIRLWETAVKDLSVTGKDGLYGVVHLYVGQEAMAVGSIAALNPDDYITSTHRGHGHVIARGTDINKMMAEMFMKATGSNKAYGGSMHICDESKGVLSANPIVGAGAYIGAGAAYNMKVRGSKQVVMTFLGDGATNSPYYFSALRQATMYKCPLVVVVENNFQNMWISMATVSPTPWCADLTVGLGIPSVVVDGNDIAAMYAATKEAAERARAGEGPSVVEGITYRWLDHDGFAGAKERVDGAFNLPYRTDDEVRQWIARDPIKRFHSFLVEKKLFTDADLKAAEAGARKAVDDSIDFARKSPLPAPEDGVKNVWSLGPLPATQFGKG encoded by the coding sequence ATGAAGCAAGCTTCTGTTCTTGACCGCCGTTCCTTTGTAAAAGCCTTGCTGGCAGCGGGGGCTACCAGCGTTGTGGCTTCTTGCCGTTCTGCTCCTGCAGGGGACACACCGTCTGCCCCGGCCGGGGGCAAAATAGACGCGCCATCGTGGATCCATCCTGCTTCCCTCATCCGGCCTCTTCCGGGGCCGGGGGGCAACCTGGCCTGGAAAGCGGGCGACACCCTGAAGTGGCTGACCCCCGAGAAGATAGCCCCGGGGAAGCCCGCCGACCTGCTGGCCAGCCTGCCCAAGGAAAAGCTGGCCGATATGTACCACAAGCTGTGGGTCATCCGCCTCTGGGAGACCGCCGTCAAGGACCTTTCCGTCACCGGCAAGGATGGGCTCTATGGGGTGGTCCACCTCTATGTGGGCCAGGAGGCCATGGCGGTGGGGTCCATTGCGGCCCTGAACCCCGATGACTATATCACCTCCACCCACCGGGGCCATGGCCACGTGATTGCCAGGGGTACCGACATCAACAAAATGATGGCCGAGATGTTCATGAAGGCGACGGGTTCAAATAAGGCCTACGGCGGGTCCATGCACATCTGTGATGAGAGCAAGGGGGTCCTCAGCGCCAACCCCATCGTTGGTGCCGGGGCCTACATCGGCGCCGGTGCCGCCTACAATATGAAGGTCCGGGGCTCCAAACAGGTGGTGATGACTTTCCTGGGCGATGGGGCCACCAACAGCCCCTACTACTTCAGCGCCCTCCGGCAGGCCACCATGTATAAGTGCCCCCTGGTGGTGGTGGTGGAGAACAACTTCCAGAACATGTGGATATCTATGGCAACGGTCAGCCCTACCCCCTGGTGTGCCGACCTGACGGTGGGCCTGGGTATCCCCTCCGTGGTAGTGGACGGCAACGACATCGCAGCCATGTACGCGGCCACCAAAGAGGCGGCGGAGCGGGCCCGGGCGGGCGAGGGGCCCAGCGTGGTGGAGGGCATCACCTATCGCTGGCTTGACCATGACGGGTTCGCCGGGGCCAAGGAACGGGTGGACGGCGCCTTCAACCTCCCCTACCGCACAGACGACGAGGTCCGGCAGTGGATAGCCCGGGACCCCATCAAGCGGTTCCACTCCTTCCTGGTGGAGAAAAAGCTGTTCACCGACGCCGACCTGAAGGCGGCGGAGGCAGGTGCGCGCAAGGCGGTGGATGACTCTATTGACTTCGCCCGCAAGAGCCCGCTGCCTGCCCCGGAGGACGGGGTGAAGAATGTGTGGTCCCTCGGCCCGCTCCCGGCCACCCAGTTCGGAAAGGGATAG
- a CDS encoding transketolase yields the protein MPRKSRILAQLEAVQYWMHKDPTMQIFWEYSSLAGITPEGRSINLSAEFPRLTTWRTPGPWGEPIDETWIANASIGAATTGARALARLPSMAITYALEFIFNQAAKWRQGSGGQSGLRFVAWLDFAGRRAGMGSQHADAGQETFYANMPGLIVVVPGTAYDAKGLMNAALAGEDPVAYCDYLVLAALPIEDVPDDYYTVPIGKAAVRQEGKDLTLAYWGEVTLDVVRALPLLKSAGISVEAIDIRTLKPFDEKTVVDSVTKTKRLLVVTHGHFTADFASHVVAIAALNVSGAKFDIMAFPDAPSPASYDMMTWMTPDAQKIVERVKKLVG from the coding sequence ATGCCAAGAAAGTCTCGCATTCTTGCTCAGCTAGAGGCCGTCCAGTACTGGATGCACAAGGACCCCACCATGCAGATCTTCTGGGAATACAGCAGCCTGGCAGGAATAACCCCGGAGGGCCGGAGCATCAATCTGTCTGCCGAGTTCCCCAGACTGACCACCTGGCGGACCCCGGGCCCATGGGGTGAGCCCATAGATGAGACGTGGATCGCTAATGCCTCTATAGGTGCCGCCACCACCGGCGCCCGCGCCCTTGCCCGACTGCCGTCTATGGCTATCACCTATGCCCTGGAGTTCATCTTCAACCAGGCGGCCAAGTGGCGCCAGGGCAGCGGCGGGCAGTCAGGTCTGAGGTTTGTGGCCTGGCTCGATTTTGCCGGCCGGCGGGCGGGGATGGGTTCCCAGCACGCTGATGCGGGGCAGGAGACCTTTTACGCCAATATGCCCGGCCTCATCGTGGTAGTGCCGGGCACCGCCTACGATGCCAAGGGCCTGATGAACGCTGCCCTCGCGGGCGAGGACCCGGTGGCCTACTGCGACTACCTGGTCCTGGCCGCCCTCCCCATTGAGGACGTCCCCGATGACTACTACACCGTGCCCATCGGGAAAGCGGCTGTCCGGCAGGAGGGGAAAGACCTGACCCTGGCCTACTGGGGGGAAGTCACCCTGGATGTGGTGAGGGCCCTCCCTCTGCTCAAGTCGGCGGGGATCAGCGTGGAGGCCATTGACATCCGGACGCTGAAGCCCTTTGACGAGAAGACTGTCGTCGATTCGGTAACGAAGACAAAGCGCCTCCTGGTGGTGACCCACGGGCACTTCACCGCCGACTTTGCCTCCCATGTGGTGGCTATCGCCGCCCTGAACGTGTCGGGGGCCAAGTTTGACATCATGGCCTTCCCCGACGCACCATCCCCAGCCTCCTATGATATGATGACCTGGATGACACCAGATGCGCAAAAGATCGTGGAGCGGGTCAAGAAGCTGGTGGGCTAA
- a CDS encoding YgiT-type zinc finger protein: MGVEGVGPGPGEHPEVEPYQFVEEPEAKEVPLEVSCPRCGGPTRVDMVRSDIWQGDHLIVVEDIPALVCDRCVEQFYSEPVTDALRRLVQEGLESAKPKREMVVRVYSLAGRVKVPQPPPEMGYWSRVPPEGA; the protein is encoded by the coding sequence ATGGGTGTTGAGGGAGTGGGACCAGGGCCAGGGGAGCACCCGGAAGTGGAGCCGTATCAGTTCGTTGAGGAGCCGGAGGCAAAGGAGGTCCCGCTCGAGGTCTCCTGTCCGCGCTGTGGCGGGCCTACCAGGGTAGATATGGTAAGGAGCGACATCTGGCAGGGGGACCATCTGATTGTGGTGGAGGACATCCCCGCCCTTGTGTGCGATAGATGTGTAGAACAGTTCTATTCCGAGCCGGTGACCGACGCCCTGCGGAGGCTGGTGCAAGAGGGGCTGGAGTCGGCTAAGCCGAAGAGGGAGATGGTTGTCCGAGTCTATTCCCTGGCCGGGCGGGTAAAGGTGCCACAACCGCCACCTGAAATGGGCTACTGGTCCAGGGTGCCCCCGGAGGGGGCATAG
- a CDS encoding MBOAT family protein — translation MLHNLLPNTLPFLGFFTGLVIVYYLIPHRFRWLLLLLGSLFFYGTFNVGYVALLAGFTLFIYLMSLVTAARQGGLRRVLLVVGLVGGVIPLLVFKYYDNFFLRYLLTAPSIPRLNWLLPAGLSFYTFSCLSYLVDIYRGKLPVEKHLGRMALYVAFFPKLLAGPIDRATTFLPQLLKPARFNREEVALGLQMVLWGLVKKVVIADRLAVFVNQVYQSPGTASPVDLVLASYFFAFQIYCDFSGYTDMAIGMGRVLGINLMENFRRPYFSTSINEFWTQRWHISLTRWFRDYMFIPLGGSRVAKWRFYLNLIVVFAVSGLWHGSNLVFLIWGTLQGVWQVLALMTAPARNWIAKLLRVPGKVGTVISALAVFHMVLTGWVFFAVGYVRGTAATLNDALTVFRQVGKDFTDLPSQFAHKSYSPELLLSFGLLGFLILMEVMEERWNLWAKMRVRPVYLRWAVYYALILGLLAFGVWQQTRFVYMAF, via the coding sequence ATGCTTCACAACTTGCTTCCCAACACCCTTCCTTTTCTGGGCTTCTTCACCGGGCTGGTTATCGTCTACTATCTGATTCCTCACAGGTTCCGCTGGCTTCTCCTGCTATTGGGCAGCCTCTTCTTCTACGGGACCTTCAACGTGGGTTATGTGGCGTTGCTGGCCGGGTTCACCCTGTTCATCTACCTGATGAGCCTGGTGACAGCGGCCCGTCAAGGTGGCCTGCGGCGGGTCCTCCTGGTGGTGGGGTTGGTGGGAGGGGTGATACCGCTGTTAGTGTTCAAGTACTACGATAACTTCTTCCTGCGCTACCTCTTGACCGCCCCCTCCATTCCACGGCTCAATTGGCTGTTGCCGGCGGGACTTTCCTTCTACACCTTCTCGTGTTTGAGTTACCTGGTGGATATATACCGAGGAAAACTCCCCGTGGAGAAGCACCTGGGGCGGATGGCGCTCTATGTGGCCTTCTTCCCGAAGCTGCTGGCAGGGCCTATTGACCGGGCCACGACCTTTCTGCCACAGCTTTTGAAGCCGGCGCGGTTCAATCGGGAGGAGGTCGCCCTGGGGCTCCAGATGGTGCTGTGGGGGCTGGTGAAAAAGGTAGTGATAGCGGACCGGCTGGCGGTCTTTGTCAACCAGGTGTACCAGTCGCCGGGGACGGCTTCACCGGTTGACCTGGTGCTGGCCTCGTATTTCTTCGCCTTCCAGATTTACTGCGACTTTTCGGGCTACACGGACATGGCCATCGGGATGGGACGGGTGCTGGGGATTAATCTCATGGAGAACTTCCGGCGGCCATACTTCTCTACCTCAATAAATGAGTTCTGGACGCAAAGGTGGCACATCTCACTCACCCGCTGGTTCCGAGACTACATGTTCATCCCGCTGGGTGGGAGCCGGGTGGCGAAGTGGAGGTTTTACCTCAACCTGATAGTCGTGTTCGCGGTCAGCGGCCTGTGGCACGGGTCCAACTTGGTCTTCTTAATCTGGGGGACGTTGCAGGGGGTATGGCAGGTGCTGGCGCTGATGACGGCCCCCGCCAGGAACTGGATAGCAAAGCTGCTACGGGTGCCGGGGAAGGTGGGGACGGTTATCAGTGCGCTAGCGGTGTTCCACATGGTGCTGACGGGCTGGGTTTTCTTCGCGGTGGGGTATGTGAGGGGCACAGCGGCCACATTGAATGACGCGCTGACAGTGTTTAGACAGGTGGGGAAGGACTTCACTGACCTGCCCAGCCAGTTCGCACATAAGTCATACAGCCCGGAACTGCTCCTCTCCTTCGGGCTGCTGGGATTTCTGATCCTGATGGAGGTCATGGAAGAAAGGTGGAACCTGTGGGCGAAGATGAGGGTGCGGCCGGTGTACCTGCGCTGGGCGGTGTACTACGCCCTCATCCTCGGCCTGTTGGCCTTTGGGGTCTGGCAGCAGACCAGATTCGTCTACATGGCATTCTGA
- the rpmH gene encoding 50S ribosomal protein L34 — MPKRTYQPKRLRRSRVHGFRARNSTRTGRLVLKRRRLKGRQRLTATA; from the coding sequence ATGCCGAAGAGAACTTATCAGCCCAAACGGCTCCGCCGTAGCCGCGTCCACGGCTTCCGGGCGCGAAACAGCACCCGGACAGGTAGGCTAGTGCTCAAGAGGAGAAGGCTGAAGGGCCGCCAGCGGTTGACAGCCACCGCATAG
- the rnpA gene encoding ribonuclease P protein component, which translates to MERLRKREEFSALLRRGKTFRHPLLTLKVLPNGLLFSRAGFLISRKVGKAVVRNTIRRRLREVLRLVPLAEERDLLIIASPEAGAAGFQELKGALMEVLSRAGLLKEKR; encoded by the coding sequence ATGGAAAGGCTCAGGAAGAGGGAAGAGTTCTCGGCCCTCCTGCGCCGGGGCAAGACCTTCCGCCACCCGCTGCTCACCCTAAAGGTCCTGCCCAACGGGCTCCTCTTCAGCCGGGCTGGCTTTCTCATAAGCCGGAAGGTGGGCAAGGCCGTGGTCAGGAACACCATTCGCCGCCGCCTCCGGGAGGTCCTCAGACTTGTACCCCTGGCCGAGGAACGGGACTTATTGATTATCGCCTCCCCCGAGGCGGGGGCCGCCGGCTTCCAGGAACTGAAAGGGGCGCTAATGGAGGTCCTCTCCCGAGCCGGTCTATTGAAGGAGAAAAGGTGA
- the yidD gene encoding membrane protein insertion efficiency factor YidD: MKAFALGLICLYQRTWSRVTPPSCRFVPSCSHYGHDAIEKFGLLKGGWLTLMRLARCHPFSQGGYDPVP; encoded by the coding sequence GTGAAGGCCTTTGCCCTTGGACTTATCTGTCTTTATCAGCGCACCTGGTCCCGGGTGACGCCCCCTTCCTGCCGTTTTGTCCCCTCCTGCTCCCATTACGGCCATGATGCCATAGAGAAGTTCGGGCTCCTCAAGGGGGGCTGGCTCACCCTGATGAGGCTGGCCCGCTGCCACCCCTTCTCCCAGGGCGGATATGACCCGGTGCCCTGA
- a CDS encoding PQQ-binding-like beta-propeller repeat protein, which translates to MTSRLFPFLFLALLLLSCTSAPARGGSGVAVAGERVLVASAKGKVFALDVGARSRGLPFPAPGEWAFPEKGSAGAIYAAPLAEGERVYVASYQGQLSALDGVTGKALGDKALFKGGSVVGAPVLEGGVLYLASGSKLFALNPLTGQPLWPKPFQAGNRIWGSPVVAGETIYLGSLDHHVYALRTKDGSVIWEYKAGGAIASSPTLGDGGLFFSAFDGLYSLEAETGSLRWHFPSRSWFWGRPLLWQGKVFAGSQEGRFYGLDARTGKQLWEPVPTGGTFNFAPALREGVLLIGSDRVYALDPEGGQLLGTWELPAPVAGDLVVAEGVAYVQAKNQTLFALGSKWGEVLWSFSLDR; encoded by the coding sequence GTGACTTCCCGTCTCTTTCCCTTTCTCTTTTTGGCGCTGTTGCTTCTGTCCTGTACCTCGGCCCCGGCGAGGGGCGGTTCCGGGGTGGCGGTAGCCGGGGAGAGGGTGCTGGTGGCCTCGGCCAAGGGCAAGGTCTTTGCCCTGGATGTCGGTGCCCGCTCCAGAGGCCTGCCCTTCCCGGCACCCGGGGAATGGGCCTTCCCGGAGAAGGGCAGCGCAGGGGCCATCTATGCCGCCCCCCTGGCCGAGGGGGAGAGGGTCTATGTGGCCAGCTATCAGGGCCAGCTCTCCGCCCTGGACGGGGTGACGGGGAAGGCCCTGGGGGACAAGGCCCTCTTCAAAGGGGGGTCAGTAGTGGGGGCACCCGTCCTGGAGGGAGGGGTCCTTTACCTCGCCTCCGGGTCAAAGCTCTTCGCCCTCAACCCCCTCACCGGCCAGCCCCTGTGGCCGAAGCCCTTCCAGGCCGGGAACCGCATCTGGGGCTCCCCGGTGGTGGCAGGGGAAACCATCTACCTGGGCAGCCTGGACCACCATGTCTATGCCCTGAGGACAAAGGATGGCTCCGTCATCTGGGAATACAAGGCCGGTGGGGCCATCGCCTCCAGCCCCACCCTGGGGGATGGGGGGCTTTTCTTCTCGGCCTTTGACGGCCTCTATTCTCTGGAGGCGGAAACGGGGTCCCTCCGATGGCACTTTCCTTCCCGCTCCTGGTTCTGGGGCCGTCCCCTCCTCTGGCAGGGGAAGGTCTTCGCCGGCTCCCAGGAGGGGAGATTCTACGGTCTGGATGCCAGGACGGGAAAGCAACTGTGGGAGCCCGTGCCTACCGGCGGCACCTTCAATTTTGCCCCCGCCCTGAGGGAAGGGGTGCTGCTGATAGGCTCAGACAGGGTCTATGCCCTGGACCCGGAGGGGGGCCAGCTTCTCGGGACCTGGGAACTGCCGGCACCGGTGGCGGGGGACCTGGTGGTGGCAGAGGGGGTGGCCTATGTTCAGGCCAAGAACCAGACCCTTTTTGCCCTGGGGTCGAAGTGGGGGGAAGTGCTGTGGAGCTTTTCCCTGGACCGGTGA
- a CDS encoding protein jag, which produces MEGAIETALEKLGLKREEVEVTVLSRGRPGLLGIGTQEARVLVSPRPGPDPASYGKEVLEELLDIMKIPASIRISQPPPGLGPPPPVALDIKGQDLGILIGRQGQTLASLQYLVNVIVALKLKSQAPIWVDVEGYKKRRYENLRTLANRIAEQVEKTGQPVTLEPMPAHERRIVHLALADHPDITTQSTGEGPARKVVIAKRPLREGREE; this is translated from the coding sequence GTGGAAGGAGCGATAGAGACCGCCCTGGAAAAGCTGGGGCTCAAGAGGGAAGAGGTAGAGGTAACCGTCCTCTCAAGGGGACGCCCGGGGCTCCTGGGGATAGGGACGCAGGAGGCCCGGGTGCTGGTGAGTCCCCGCCCCGGCCCTGACCCCGCTTCCTACGGAAAAGAGGTCCTGGAGGAGCTCCTGGACATAATGAAAATACCGGCCTCCATCCGCATTTCCCAGCCCCCGCCAGGGCTGGGCCCCCCACCCCCCGTAGCCCTGGATATAAAGGGGCAGGACCTTGGCATCCTCATCGGCCGCCAGGGCCAGACCCTGGCCTCCCTTCAGTACCTGGTCAATGTTATCGTGGCCCTGAAACTCAAGTCCCAGGCCCCCATCTGGGTGGATGTGGAGGGCTACAAGAAAAGGCGCTATGAGAACCTGCGCACCCTGGCCAACAGGATAGCCGAGCAGGTGGAGAAGACCGGCCAGCCGGTGACCCTGGAACCCATGCCGGCTCACGAACGGCGCATTGTGCACCTGGCCCTGGCCGACCACCCCGATATCACCACCCAGAGCACCGGCGAAGGGCCAGCCCGGAAGGTGGTCATCGCCAAGAGGCCACTGAGAGAGGGAAGGGAGGAGTAG